The region GGGGCGTTGATTGCTATTAGCTGCAGTTTCAAGAAAACAGAAGAATTTTACTAGTTCACCTTTTAGCAGAGAGTTTAATAGCCACTTTTAAATGCAATAGCAAGTCTCTAGTTGCAATACTGTTTGTTAATTGTTACCCCTCTTTGTGCAGTGAAGGACACTAACATATGCATGTAACAGGTGATCATGGCTCTCAACAAATCATGTTTCGATTTTGGCATACTTGCATGTGAACCAGATTGTTAAACTCACCTCGTCTGTGATAGGGTGAGGAAGAGCCAGCTTGTGTGCGTGCAAGTTGTATCCACAGTCGCCGGGAACAGGATTCTCTGGTCTCCGGTACCCACTATGCACAAAAGCAAAGCAATTGACATTTGGCATTAAAAGCACCAAACGAGCACATGCATACTAGTACTACAAACGGAATGGAACTACTAAtatatactctatatatatcacacacctACCAAATAATTATAAGATGATATGAAATGGATGAATGACTAGCTAGGCATTAGCTATAACTGGGACACGTTTCCATGAGAATAAATAACCAGAATGGAAAAAAGAGTAGATAACATCTGCAATGTGCAGCACAAGTATGTTTGATTTGCTTTTTATCGAgttatattttgtttgataaGTTTACAtccttttatcttttttaatctatattagaatcttaatttattgattCTTAGACTTTGACAAAAATACTGTTTTTTTCATTCCCCTACTTTAGAAACACACCAATCAACTGCAATTTGACAAACAGCTTCTAGACATTTAGAACTGCGGTAAAGAAAGTAACACGAAATGCACGAAATGGAAGAAAACTAGAAAGAGAGGAAATCTGCATACCCATCTTGAGCAAAACTTTCATCAATGAGGTCAGGATCAAAGCACATTGGTTGTCCCCCATCGATGTAAAGAGGATCACCTGAAGCACCAAGAATCACATCCAGATAATAAGCAATGAACTATACTAAGCTGCATTCAATTAAGCAcaatattaagaataaaaaattctaTCACAGGAACAAAATCAAGATGTTGCAAGTTAGCAGATAGTAATTTGTTATGGTGCAGTTTGCACATAACAAGGTAAGGGGAGCCTATAGTACTGGCacccaaattaaaataagagGGTCAAAAGTAGAGTTAAATATGAGCCCCACATAAAACAGAATTGGAGTCCCAAAAGGAATGTTAGACAAACGATTAGGAGAAGGTGGTTTACCTATAAGTGGATGCCCAATGAAAGAAAGATGGATGCGAATTTGGTGTGGCCTGCCAGATTGAATTTCAACCTGCTGAAGAAtacaagaaaaaggaaaagaaattacatATAAAGACGTCAACTGCTCCTATCTCCCTCCTGAACCTCCATATCCAGTCAAAGAAATAGCATAGCACTGCCTCAGTaaaaactttgtaatttccttCTCATTGAGTATGCATTATTTGCTAATTCATATTAATAGCACAAATGTTAAGTATCTTTAAGAGCACAATCCCTTACatatgtatttaaattttcacaGCTTCAAGCTAGTTGGCCCTTTTGCATTTCTTTCCATTCATTTTGTATTTTCCTTTACTTTCCTCAGCACATTGTTCCAGTCAACCTAGATCAAATTCTCTTTTAAGTTGACAAACATCCACTAAAAACCATCTGGCATGAATATATAGCCAAGGATCTTTATTAATTAAAGTGGCTTCCCCAGCCATATGTACTTAATTTCCCATGTAATTTGGAGCACATATTAAGTGGAAAGGTCAAATAACATTGGGTTCAAAACCATTTAGTATACTGATTGCACCAGCGTTCCAAATTGTTATACTGAATTAACAACCCCTTCCAAGAAAAAAAGCATCCTTTGATCCCTTTTTGTCTGTGTGTTGAAACAGGATCCTAAAGATATCCATTGGGTATTTGAATGAAATACCTCTACCAATGTGCAATTTTTCTCCACCTGTCTCTCAAGAACACGAACATTACTCAAGGCCGGTTTCCCTGAAAAAGGAAATTGAATAGGAAAGCATATCAACTTAAGGCACTATAGATTCTTTAGAATAAATAAAATGGTAAGGCTATATTGGAAACCTGAAGGAGAAGCAACATACAACCCTTTGGCAACTCCAGGATATCGGACCATCCCAATTGGTTGCTCGATTACAAGCTATGatgcaaaataatttttagtttgCATGACTTCATAAtgtgaaaaggaaaatgaaatgcTTAAGAAAAAGAATGTTGAGGGCTTGAGGTTGCAGACAAGCATATAGGGAGCATGCTGGGAAACAAGGGGGATAGAAGAatagaaggaaaagaaaaacagaTCTGCAAAGAGAGAGAATATGAAGTTGGAATAGCAGCATAGTGGGGAGGAAGCAGTGCATTTATATACCTCATCCTCATTTATTACCCCACTTACAAGGGCCCGATATATCTTTAAAATCTTTCTCACTCTCATTACTTCAACATTGGAATATCTGTAGATATGAAGTTCAGGTATTCTATTATATGACAAATAATAATACCGTAAATTCATGCATATTCTGTTGCCTAGTGCAATGTATTGTACTATAACCAAATAGAATGCTTGACTTGTACCTTTTTTCTTGAACAATAGATGTTCCATCAGCAAAATATGCAGAAAGGCGAGATTTTGCATGCTTTGTTTTTGCACAAAGTAATATCCCTACAATATCAAAGGACGAGAATTTCAACGCTATTAAAATGATAACTTCCTAAATGATGCTGAACTCTAATATTTCACTTATGACATACCTGATGTACCCCGTCCTAATCGGTGAACTGGAACAGGATGTGGTTCTCCAGAAGATGATAAAGAGGACATCTTGCTTGCACGCCATTGAAGTTGTGTCAAGACAGTCCGCTGCTGGAATAAACCTCCTGGTAGAACTTGCAAACCAGATGGCTTGTTCAGAGCAATCTGAAAACATCCAAGGAAGTTCACATTTATCTAGCTCTGGAAAATAGTCAAGCAAGTATAGCAGTATAGCATAGAAATGAGAATCATAAACTCAAAACTGTATGTCACTAccatagaaaataaatttatgaaaaaagaagaagcaacaaTGCCAgttaagaaatataaaataaaaacaaaaacaactaaaatttaAGTGAATTTACCaaatcatcatcttcaaatAGAACTTCCAACACATAAGGTGCATTGGGCTCCTTCCAAGGAAGGCGGTGATATAAAAGTTGTGCACCAGGACTGCAGCaaatttacaaacttattaGCGGAGCAGGTATTTATTAATTTCCCTCCCACAACATATAGCCAAAATGCATGATAACCTGAGACTCGCATCTGGATTGCTAACAACTCTACCATCAATTGTTATCTGGAGAGATTGCAAAGCACACTCATCTCATTCAGTCACATTATAAATTCTCCACTTAAGCATTTCCTGGAGGCACTAACCTGTTCATTTTGAATTCTCTGCAACCAACTGCTGGAACTGTCAGTCTATGTATTTAAAAGGCACAACAtacaaattttttcttttttaaatgaaaacTTGATGAAATTACCCCTGTAAGGGAGCTGAATTCTTGTACTTTCTGGAGTAGAACTCGATCAACGTAAGAcctataaaaaaatttgaataattaaaaaaattaaaatagttttgCATACATAATACAGGGAGAGAGGGATGAGAGACACCTGCATCAGAGGGGCGGACGAGGTCATGGTAAGCTAAACCTTCGTTGAATTCAGGCCACGGCTCCCCGAACGTTCGCCGTGTAGGCGTAGCTGCCGCCGTTGATGGCGCTGAATTCTCTGCTTTGCTCGACATCTTCTTCTACTGTGATTCCGACGGggcaaatttcataatttattctATTCACCGTTCTATACTGAAAATAAACATTTTACACCTTTTTATCTACCATTCTTTCTTTCAGTTTTGTCTTCCAACTATActaattttttgacaaattattataattctaaATCATTTTGTTTGTGTCACATATGTCTAATTTACCACTTTTAGTAGAATCTATTAACCaaatattgaataaattttgACCAAAACTAGAAGGAAAAGAATGAAATAAAGTTTACGGATTTAATTACAATTCTTGCACCTTGTCGAATTGTGAACTAAAAATGCAAGTTTAATTCTGATTAACACTTTCTCCGTCGAATCGTACCATATAAATTGGTCTAAGTGTTTTCTCTTTGTGCTTAGGTCAAAAAAAGCTTCCAATTTTTGCGAGTTTGATTCAAATCTCTTGACAATAATTCGTGTTTTGGTGCTACATAGATTAGGATTTATGTGCTCTTGACAAACCTCCATGGTTAAGTTCAATGGTGGCATGAACAGAATTAgaaaatatgaataaataattgcTTTACTGCATAAAATTGATCAGCCTCCATACATACAagtatatacggagtaatacatTAGAAAAGCCAGTAAATGTAGTACAACATTGTACTAATACAGCAGCGTGGGTCAAAACTCAAAACAGTGAGATTAATCCACTCTTTCTGCTACTGCGTGTTCAAGATTCAAGAGTGCATCAATGGAAGAATTCAGTGTGACCAGCAAATAGCAATATCCCTGCACCACAATTTAGCCTCCTTGAGTCCTTGCCTAACTTCAAGCTTCAAGAGTGCATCAATGGAAGAACTCAGTATGACCAGCAATATCCCTGCACCACAATTTAGCCTCCTTGGCTAACTTCAAGCTTCTAGAGATCACAAGTCCCGTGGCGTTGTGTGTTGAGGTTGGTGTGTATGAATTGGCTTCCTCCTCCCTTCCTAACGACAGGGCTTCCCTAGCAGGAACTACGTTCTTCCACCAAAACTCCCACAGAATCCCATGCATCAGCTCCCAATAACTACGATCTCTACACACACGAAATATTGTGCTTCCGTTAGGTGTCCAACAATACAGATCTACCCAATCTCGGTTCATGATTTCCATTTGGCCTTGTACCTGAGGCATATAGTAAAACGGCATGGTTGACCATGGGAGCCCCTTTTCAGGCTTTCCTTTGTTGTAAGGGCACTTCACTTCCAGAATCCCTCCCTCTGGTAAGCATCCAATGAGTCCATCTGGGGATGCACCGACCCAATCAAATCTTTCATCAGAATGTATTGCAAATCCATATGGGCTCACATCACGGCCCGTGATGCTTTTGTACTGCCCTATTGCTACTTCTTCCATGAGAACACCCCAGTCCATAGCACATCTACTAGGAGATTCCACTAACTGAACTTCTGGAGCAAATACTTTCTCATGCCAGAGCTCATATCGACGTTTTCCTTTCCAGAATCCCAAAGCAGTGCTAAAGGTGCTTGTGGTCAACTTGTCCTTGCGAAGGGCAAACCATTCTTCAGAACGTTGCGGAGCACTTGATGGAGCTACACAACCCGTCAAAACCAAGGACGAGCAAGGATGAATAAGAGGAGCACTTGGAGACAGATATGGTGATGCACATGTTGAAAACAGCCTTAAGAAAACGATTCTAGACTTTCTTCTGTGAGGAAGTGGAACAACAGCTTTATGAATGCCAGTAAATCTGGCAATGCAGGTATTGGACATCGCTGATACCTATGGACGTAGGTGATTGGTAGATCCTGCAAGTAAGGTGGAAGTAAAAGTAGTCACGAGGGAGCACGCAGAAACAAAGAGCAAGTGGGAATACAATGCAAAAATGAAAATGCCAAATGACATGTCAGAAAATCTTGCAATCCAAAACAAGCTTGTAGATTGGAATCTGCTATGCAATAgagaaaattcaatttttctgAAATACAATACTTATCATGTTATTCATTAAAAATGAGTTCAAAAGTTATTTACTTGCATCAAAGAATTGGAGACAGACCCTTAAATATAACTGATATttactcaaaaattttaaataaagcaTGTATCTCCTCGGGAAAGATATACATGATTCAAACTCCTCCATGTTTAAAACCATAATGGAAATACTGATACAAGTGTTAATGAACATAAACCATGGGATTACTGAGTTGGAGAAAACCAAGGGGATATAAACCAAAGTTGTAGCTATTTTAGCTAACAACAAACTTCTACTAAATAAGATTTATCAACAATCTGAAACCAAAAGATTATTCTGATGTTAAGACATTCATTGTTCATATTCAATACAACAATTTCATATTAATCTTCAGTCAATATGCAATGGAGTATCAAACAGAATAGGAACAACAGAGACTCAATATGTAATGTAGTAAGGAGCAGTAAACTGCATGAGCAAGcagcaaaacaaaaacaaaacaaaaaacttgaGGTATTATATTCAAGAACATGAGGTGTTTGTAAAAATGCCCCAGCTAGTAGAATTAGGGTTTCGTAAGCTCACCCAGCTGAAACGGAGCAAAACTTTCCGGTTTTCTGAAATTGAGCGGCAAACTacgaataattgtacaaaaggAGCCGGAAAAGAATATCATAAGCTGAGGCGCCGCCGTGACGGTTCTGAGCTCAGGCGAAACAGGGCAGCCAACATTTTCTGCTACAGCGTCGGAATGTTTTGTAAATCCAATTTTAattgttcatttatttatttttattgttcatATGAAATCAAAAGGCTTTGGCCTTTGCTTTGGGAAACGTACACGGATATGCTACCCAATTTACGAGTtggaaaattatttattaaagtCATTTCTGCCCTTATATTTTtagtgaaaatataattttatgagaaATTTTAAAGTATGTTTTGCACTAAATacatttcaaatatatgttaagAATTTGTCAATAACTTTGTAGTCTAGTAACATTAAGTGACTCTCTCAAATGGAAGGTAATGAGCTTAGCCCTAGTAGGGACACTACCTTCGGTAACTtaataaagtaattataaacaaataatacaggcaaataaaatatgtgaccgaattgttattattttgtcaACAAAATTTGGAGTTAGATTGGGATTAGGATTGAGTTCTTTGTGTAGAAAAGTGTATAATTTGACGTAAGTTAATTGAGATATATGATTTGTACTTTTACAATCTAAAATCATGTGGAGAGGTAAATCACGGGTTGCATTATAGACAAAGAGCCAAAACTGCAAAGAACATTTCACAATTGCTTGCACACTATAATAACTTCATAGAATAAAAGAGGGTCTGCAACATATGAAAGAAGTCTCAAATCTCAACAATTCTAAATTCATCCTTATTTCTTAAATCAAACTCCACCATTAACCTCTAAGATCTTACAACAAAATGCTCTTGCTCTCCCTTATTCCTTCATTCCCTGGATTTTTGTTGgatgaaagaagaagaaaaaaaaatacaaaagaacAGACAATCAGGGGAAATCCAATCAATGCAAAGATCAATGGTGTGCATATTAGCTTAGAACGCGAGCCGGTGAAGAAGGTCCTGCAATCCGGTTCCAATCGCCTGCCTCACCGCAGTGCCCGACTCTAACGCCAACTGTTAGTTGATCCGGTTCGCGTACCGAAGTTTCAGAAAGAATCAATTTTGTAGGAGGAACGGGTTCTCGAGTGTGTCCGTCTATGGAAGTTTCAGTAAGCGCCACTTTTTTGGTAGCGATGGCTTTCAGGCGATACCGCTCTGCCCTAGAGCCAATCACCTGTCCGAGGATCGAGGCTGCAATGGTGAACGCCATGGCTGTCTTAGGCATCAATACCGACTTCCGGAGCATGCCGATGAATGGCACGGCTGCATGGACTGCGGTAAACCACGAAAGCGAGAATTTTTCCGTGTGTTCTCTCCATATTCCTAAGGGTATATTTGCTGCCATGCCCATGGCACCGATAACCAGTACCTTTGTGGACAGAGGTTGCGGCCTGAGGTTCTTCGCAAATGCAGTTTTAGATATTGCAGCCCTGGCGGCAACCACAGCGGGAGGACACTTCAGCTGCACACCGGGAGGGGGCTGAATAGCCTTTGCCACTAGCGGGATGACTTTACTCACGGCACGGTATGACTTTGCAATAGGACAACTTCCGCTTTGCAACCATTCGTTGCTCAGCGCCTCGTGTTTTGAGTCTCCTCCCTGAAATATCAAGAATCGAGAGGAATGATTGAGACGCCAGATACTAATTAATACTTCAAAACGCACTCGCATTCCAGAATTTAGGAATAACATTTTACCATTAAAACCAACCTACTTTTGTCCATTTTAA is a window of Ipomoea triloba cultivar NCNSP0323 chromosome 11, ASM357664v1 DNA encoding:
- the LOC115996250 gene encoding RNA pseudouridine synthase 5 isoform X1, with product MSSKAENSAPSTAAATPTRRTFGEPWPEFNEGLAYHDLVRPSDAGLTLIEFYSRKYKNSAPLQGWLQRIQNEQITIDGRVVSNPDASLSPGAQLLYHRLPWKEPNAPYVLEVLFEDDDLIALNKPSGLQVLPGGLFQQRTVLTQLQWRASKMSSLSSSGEPHPVPVHRLGRGTSGILLCAKTKHAKSRLSAYFADGTSIVQEKRYSNVEVMRVRKILKIYRALVSGVINEDELVIEQPIGMVRYPGVAKGLYVASPSGKPALSNVRVLERQVEKNCTLVEQVEIQSGRPHQIRIHLSFIGHPLIGDPLYIDGGQPMCFDPDLIDESFAQDGGYRRPENPVPGDCGYNLHAHKLALPHPITDELIAINAPLPSILKASQEC
- the LOC115996250 gene encoding RNA pseudouridine synthase 5 isoform X3 — protein: MSSKAENSAPSTAAATPTRRTFGEPWPEFNEGLAYHDLVRPSDAGLTLIEFYSRKYKNSAPLQGEFKMNSPGAQLLYHRLPWKEPNAPYVLEVLFEDDDLIALNKPSGLQVLPGGLFQQRTVLTQLQWRASKMSSLSSSGEPHPVPVHRLGRGTSGILLCAKTKHAKSRLSAYFADGTSIVQEKRYSNVEVMRVRKILKIYRALVSGVINEDELVIEQPIGMVRYPGVAKGLYVASPSGKPALSNVRVLERQVEKNCTLVEQVEIQSGRPHQIRIHLSFIGHPLIGDPLYIDGGQPMCFDPDLIDESFAQDGGYRRPENPVPGDCGYNLHAHKLALPHPITDELIAINAPLPSILKASQEC
- the LOC115996250 gene encoding RNA pseudouridine synthase 5 isoform X2, whose translation is MSSKAENSAPSTAAATPTRRTFGEPWPEFNEGLAYHDLVRPSDAGLTLIEFYSRKYKNSAPLQGWLQRIQNEQITIDGRVVSNPDASLSPGAQLLYHRLPWKEPNAPYVLEVLFEDDDLIALNKPSGLQVLPGGLFQQRTVLTQLQWRASKMSSLSSSGEPHPVPVHRLGRGTSGILLCAKTKHAKSRLSAYFADGTSIVQEKRYSNVEVMRVRKILKIYRALVSGVINEDELVIEQPIGMVRYPGVAKGLYVASPSGKPALSNVRVLERQVEKNCTLVEVEIQSGRPHQIRIHLSFIGHPLIGDPLYIDGGQPMCFDPDLIDESFAQDGGYRRPENPVPGDCGYNLHAHKLALPHPITDELIAINAPLPSILKASQEC
- the LOC116033952 gene encoding uncharacterized protein LOC116033952 codes for the protein MSNTCIARFTGIHKAVVPLPHRRKSRIVFLRLFSTCASPYLSPSAPLIHPCSSLVLTGCVAPSSAPQRSEEWFALRKDKLTTSTFSTALGFWKGKRRYELWHEKVFAPEVQLVESPSRCAMDWGVLMEEVAIGQYKSITGRDVSPYGFAIHSDERFDWVGASPDGLIGCLPEGGILEVKCPYNKGKPEKGLPWSTMPFYYMPQVQGQMEIMNRDWVDLYCWTPNGSTIFRVCRDRSYWELMHGILWEFWWKNVVPAREALSLGREEEANSYTPTSTHNATGLVISRSLKLAKEAKLWCRDIAGHTEFFH
- the LOC115997275 gene encoding uncharacterized protein LOC115997275, whose protein sequence is MDFFSMNLNDDSSPFQQDIIRCPFLRNINEPTNFSFSSSMAFPLPVRGSKGPIFEDGPNFDMAFRLFHGQDGVVPLSGRSFIQNEKIEPEPAPAQFNPLAAKAATISLSGFGLGGPFGFDAFSKKWNNQKKNSKSSKKDSSSKGGDSKHEALSNEWLQSGSCPIAKSYRAVSKVIPLVAKAIQPPPGVQLKCPPAVVAARAAISKTAFAKNLRPQPLSTKVLVIGAMGMAANIPLGIWREHTEKFSLSWFTAVHAAVPFIGMLRKSVLMPKTAMAFTIAASILGQVIGSRAERYRLKAIATKKVALTETSIDGHTREPVPPTKLILSETSVREPDQLTVGVRVGHCGEAGDWNRIAGPSSPARVLS